GGACCTTCTGGCAAAGGTTTCTTAGAGACACAAGCCTTTACTCCCCTACTCTTGATGTGTTGTGTGATCTTTTAGGACTCACCCCGCGTTCGCACTGGTGGGAAGCACTCCGGTTACGCGGGCTCCCGCAGGTACCTGCACGCATTACCTTAACCAATCCACAGGTTTGGCAGCGTACACGGGAAGCCTTCGAGCAACACCGTGCAACCGATGTCGATTGTTTACATGCTGCAACCCAGTTGCTGTTTGACGTCTGGTTATGGATGGTCGAGTCACACAACGAGAGAGAACAGAGTCCCTTTGCGACCTTGGTGCAACTCACGCGCGAGGTCGAATCGCCAGCCTTACGCATTGCGCATTGTCTTCGTGACATCGCCTATGGTAATGAAGCGCGCATCGACGATCTGAGAGCGATGGTGCAATCAGATCAGCCTGACTATCGGCAAATCTTCGAGGAAGCATTCTGGCGAGACCCACAAGAAAGCGAACCAAAGGCACTAACACGTAAGCAAAGGAGACGCTAACCGTGGACCCGAAACTCTTACAACGTCAAGTAGAAAAAATTCTTGACGAGACCACTGACAAACACGTCGATGTCATCGTGCAGATGGAATCCGAGCGTGACACCTCACGTCAGTTAGCGCGGGCGGCTGGGGAAGCTTTGTCACGACGGCGATTGTCACTCACTCCACGTGACCTCTTACCCGGACCGTATGACAAAACGATCTCGAAACAGGTCAGACAGGAAACCGCGAGTACCCGTGCCTTGTTGGGTAAAGCCACACAAGAAACCTTAGGGCTTGCGCAAATCCAACGGTTAGCACGGGCTCCTATGGCCCCACTGCTCAGGAGCGGGCTCGTCAATACGGCGCTTGCTCGTATGGTGCAACCGGCACGGAAGAGCGCCAAGGAAAAGCCACAACCTGGTTCCTTTTGGACCTCGCGTGCCATGCCACTGCGTTTGGATCGCGACGAGTTGCATAAATTGCCTAATGCCGTTGATCGCATCAAATCTATCAATCGTAATCGCCAGCTCACGGTTCCGACCATGATGGAGGTCAAGCAACTGGCAGTCGAAAGCGAAGACAGCCTTTCTTCTACATGGGGGCTGGAACAGATCAAGGCGCTTGCGACCTGGGGTGTTCATGACGCTCGTGGAAAAGGGATCACGATTGGTTTGTTAGATACTGGCGTAGATGCGACTCATCCTGATCTGCAAAAGAAAGTTGCCCACTGGGCGGAGTTTGATTCACTTGGCAACAAGCTCAAGAGTACGAAACCGCATGACAGCGACGCTCACGGTACCCACTGCGCTGGGACGCTGGTGGGCGGCAACGCGTCAGGTCGACTTATCGGTGTAGCACCGGAGGCGAAGTTAGCTGCGGCCCTCGTCCTCAACGGTGAAGAAGGCGGAACGGATGCGCAGGTATTAGCAGGGATCGACTGGGCGGTGGAAACCCGAGTTGATGTCATCAGCATGTCGCTAGGGGGCTTGGAAATGGATGCCGAAACACCACCAACCTACACCGAAGCCATCCTCTCCTGCATGGAGGCTGGTATTCCCGTGGTCGCGGCGATCGGCAACGAAGGGCAACAGACAACTGGCTCTCCTAGCAATGACATCTTTGCCTTGAGTGTTGGCGCTACCGATCACCGCTTGCGGGTAGCAGGCTTCTCTGGCGGGCGAACACAAGTTATTCGTGAGAGCGATTTCATTGATCCGAAATTCTTGCCGTTAGTGTATTCGAAACCTGACTTATCGGCTCCTGGTGTGGCGATCTATTCGAGTGTCCCAGGAAGAGAGTGGAAAGCTTTTAATGGCACCTCGATGGCCACACCTCATGTCGCAGGAGCTATCGCCCTCCTTCTCAGCGCCACTAGCATCAAAGCCAAAGAAACCGGTGCTCATCGAACGTTTCTGATTAAAGATCTGATCTGTGGCGCGGTAGAAGAATTAGGGGAGTCCGGGCAGGATCACCGGTATGGGTTCGGTTTCTTGAACGTACTACGCGCTATCGACTTTGCCCGTGCACGAGGGTACTAAAAGAGTCATGGCAAGCAAGACTGTCACAGCTTCTCCCGAGGCAACCTATAAGCCAACCATTGAGGACCCTGACCTTCTTGCCTGGGTCTCTGCAGAAAGCAAAGAGAAACGAGAACTGATCGTCGAAGCGAGAATGCCAGAACGGCAAGTCACGTTTCAGCGTCGCCCTGATGGGAAATCTATACCTGTCGGGATCGACTCCAGTGCCTCCTCTGACCGGGCCGAGACGCTCACCCAACTTTACCAGCTCTTGGCAAATAGCGTTGATGTTTCTCCTGTTCTTCTCAAAGCGGCTGGAGCAATCGCGGTGAAAGCATCAAATCGGGAAGTGCGGAAGTTTGTTGATCATCCACTCGTAAAATGTATTCGCTCAAATCGCAGGCTACGCAAGTCAACGTAACCAGCAAAACTTGGAATGAAAGAGTCGTGGTACGTCGATAAGAAAGAAGAGAACAGACTGGCTCCCGGCCTCCGGCCCCCGACCCCTTTTCCCGAGTTAGTCCTGCATTTCATTACTGAACTCCGCGCCGCAGGGCTTCGCATTTCCATCGCTGAAAGTATGGACGCAATGGAAGCGGTTGGTGCAGTTGGTGTTGAGCAAGATCTTCTGCGTGAAGCATTAGCCGCGTGCTTGGTGAAAGAGGAAGACGATCGCTTCATCTTTGACGAAATCTTCGCGCGTTTCTTTGCTGGCCCTAAAGGACGACGAAAAGGCAAACTGCAAACAAGCTCAGGAGAAGGTGAGCGACAAAACATAAAGACACAAGGTAACCCTGGTCGTCCGCAAGACGAGCCACCAGAGGAGTCACGCAAGGCAAAGAGTCAAGTCTCTAAACCGTCTGAACAGCAACCCACAAACAATGAAGATCAAAAAACAGACAATAAGCCTGCAACTCCGAACCCCGAACTCCGCCCCCTGGCCCCCGACTCCCAGCCCCCAGCTCCTGAACTCCGAACTCCAGCCCCCAGCCCCCAGCCCCTAGCCCCTAAGCGCAAAGCGCTTCTCGAAAAACCCTTCCACCTCTTCGACGCTCGTGATGTCGAAGAAACCAAAGACCTCGTCGAAACACTCGCCCGTCAATTTCGTGCGCGGCTGAGTCGGCGTTACAAACCACGCAAACATGGACGGCTCGATTTTCGTCGTACTATTCGCACCTCGATGAGT
The sequence above is drawn from the Deltaproteobacteria bacterium genome and encodes:
- a CDS encoding VWA domain-containing protein; the protein is MKESWYVDKKEENRLAPGLRPPTPFPELVLHFITELRAAGLRISIAESMDAMEAVGAVGVEQDLLREALAACLVKEEDDRFIFDEIFARFFAGPKGRRKGKLQTSSGEGERQNIKTQGNPGRPQDEPPEESRKAKSQVSKPSEQQPTNNEDQKTDNKPATPNPELRPLAPDSQPPAPELRTPAPSPQPLAPKRKALLEKPFHLFDARDVEETKDLVETLARQFRARLSRRYKPRKHGRLDFRRTIRTSMSHGGVPIELLLRGRKPGKPDLLVLCDLSGSVATVTDFLLALIAPAASYFRRVRSFAYVDRLCEVSFENGHVIPHTELDLYARSDFGKVLQQFWQYDGEQLLTRQTLVLILGDARNNRRPPRPDLLIRMRDAGKKLVWLNPEPVARWNTGDSVMKLYEPACDIVLACGNLRELMTALKLAI